The Pseudomonas fluorescens genome includes a window with the following:
- a CDS encoding methyl-accepting chemotaxis protein — translation MRLKLLTNLNTLLLVTVCLGLGATLWWSQIALERPYLLMERYLGLSRQFQGEVARNIEDYLASGDALRLSTATQALETLQKDLDQFPPELAKTLRPSLANLDSFSKTDLLAAGKLAGDPQALLLQAERELSASLDQLAQYANGAPAYLPALFAASQHLGRLSLTRDKLVSSGRSELAADVERELASIRVEAERLDNLPLLGVTASSESGSDDFAALMGLQIQEKTAAEDAGIALKRELNSLLGRYPAELARTRELIQKRTELSSATHLKIADVQQAIDTMEPAVRAQHGQIQGEVRLIQGVMIGLILLIALLIDTLQRRLARTLTHLAPALSTWAEGDFSRDIRVGASNRELQDIEASLNRLRAYLVDLVGTIRVNAEQVAGSSRALAELSGELHGGAEDQASDTALIRDSLSELEATIQQVAGDASQAADASRSAGHAVEQGQKVIGLSLTGLHALVGEVQGNAQMIEQLAEESATIGGVLTVIRSIADQTNLLALNAAIEAARAGEMGRGFAVVAEEVRSLAQRTTGATAEIQTLIARLQQAARQSVDGMRAQVEHAEATANQAQAADGALDQIVGAIQTIADTAVRIADVTAQQSGAVSEIRDHSERIHQLGGDNLLRIGQGREQGDNLLVLGGRLHTAVQAFRV, via the coding sequence ATGCGCCTGAAGCTGCTGACCAATCTCAATACCCTTCTTTTAGTTACCGTGTGCCTCGGCCTTGGGGCCACGCTGTGGTGGTCGCAGATTGCCCTGGAGCGCCCCTATCTGCTGATGGAGCGCTACCTGGGCCTGTCGCGACAATTCCAGGGCGAAGTGGCGCGCAACATCGAGGACTATCTGGCCAGCGGCGATGCCCTGCGCTTGAGCACCGCCACCCAGGCGCTGGAAACCCTGCAAAAAGACCTGGATCAATTTCCCCCGGAACTGGCCAAGACCCTGCGCCCGAGCCTGGCGAACCTCGACAGCTTCAGCAAGACCGATCTGCTGGCCGCCGGCAAACTGGCCGGTGATCCACAGGCCTTGCTGCTACAGGCCGAACGAGAGTTGAGCGCCAGCCTCGATCAACTGGCCCAATACGCCAATGGCGCCCCGGCCTACTTGCCCGCGCTGTTTGCCGCGTCGCAGCACCTGGGCCGCCTATCCCTCACGCGGGACAAACTGGTCAGCAGTGGCCGCAGCGAATTGGCCGCCGACGTCGAGCGGGAACTGGCGAGCATCCGTGTGGAGGCCGAACGCCTCGACAACCTGCCACTGCTGGGCGTCACCGCCAGCAGCGAATCAGGCAGCGATGATTTCGCCGCGCTGATGGGTTTGCAAATCCAGGAAAAAACCGCCGCCGAAGATGCGGGCATCGCCCTCAAGCGCGAGCTAAACAGCCTGCTCGGTCGTTACCCGGCAGAATTGGCCCGCACCCGTGAACTGATCCAGAAACGCACCGAACTGAGCAGCGCCACGCACCTGAAAATCGCCGATGTGCAACAGGCGATCGATACGATGGAGCCTGCGGTTCGCGCCCAGCATGGGCAGATCCAGGGAGAGGTGCGTTTGATCCAGGGCGTGATGATTGGCCTGATCCTGCTGATCGCCCTGCTCATCGACACCTTGCAGCGGCGCCTGGCGCGGACCTTGACGCACCTGGCGCCGGCCCTGTCGACCTGGGCCGAAGGCGACTTCAGCCGTGACATCCGCGTGGGCGCCAGCAACCGCGAACTGCAAGACATCGAAGCGTCGCTCAATCGCCTGCGGGCTTATCTGGTGGATCTGGTGGGCACCATTCGGGTGAACGCCGAACAGGTCGCCGGCAGCAGCCGTGCCCTGGCCGAGTTGAGTGGCGAGCTGCACGGCGGCGCCGAGGATCAGGCCAGCGACACGGCGCTGATCCGCGACTCCCTCAGCGAACTGGAAGCGACGATCCAGCAGGTGGCCGGCGATGCCAGCCAGGCCGCAGACGCCAGCCGCAGCGCCGGGCATGCCGTGGAACAAGGGCAAAAGGTCATTGGCCTGAGCCTCACCGGCCTGCATGCGCTGGTGGGCGAAGTGCAAGGCAACGCGCAGATGATCGAACAACTGGCCGAGGAGTCGGCCACCATCGGTGGCGTGCTGACGGTGATTCGCTCGATTGCCGACCAGACCAACCTGCTGGCCCTCAACGCCGCCATCGAAGCGGCCCGCGCCGGGGAAATGGGCCGGGGTTTCGCGGTGGTGGCCGAGGAAGTCCGCTCCCTGGCCCAACGCACGACCGGTGCCACCGCCGAAATCCAGACACTGATCGCCCGTCTGCAACAGGCCGCACGCCAATCGGTGGACGGCATGCGCGCCCAGGTCGAACACGCCGAAGCCACCGCCAACCAAGCGCAAGCGGCCGACGGCGCACTGGACCAAATCGTCGGCGCCATACAGACCATTGCCGACACCGCCGTGCGCATCGCCGATGTCACCGCCCAACAAAGCGGCGCCGTCAGCGAAATCCGCGACCACAGCGAGCGTATTCACCAATTGGGCGGGGATAACCTGCTGCGCATCGGCCAGGGCCGGGAACAGGGTGACAACCTGCTGGTGCTGGGCGGACGTTTGCACACCGCCGTGCAGGCGTTTCGGGTGTAA
- the aroQ gene encoding type II 3-dehydroquinate dehydratase gives MATLLVLHGPNLNLLGTREPGVYGAVTLAQINQDLEQRARAAGHHLLYLQSNAEYELIDRIHAARGEGVDFILINPAAFTHTSVALRDALLAVSIPFIEVHLSNVHKREPFRHHSYFSDVAVGVICGLGASGYRLALEAALEQLERQATA, from the coding sequence ATGGCGACCCTATTGGTCCTGCACGGACCCAACCTGAACCTGCTGGGCACCCGTGAACCGGGCGTCTATGGCGCCGTGACACTGGCCCAGATCAACCAGGACCTGGAACAGCGGGCCCGCGCCGCCGGCCATCATTTGCTCTATCTGCAAAGCAACGCCGAATATGAATTGATCGACCGTATCCATGCCGCGCGTGGCGAAGGCGTGGACTTCATTTTGATCAATCCAGCAGCTTTTACACACACAAGCGTCGCATTACGTGACGCGCTGCTGGCGGTGAGCATCCCATTCATCGAAGTGCATTTGTCTAACGTGCACAAACGCGAACCTTTCCGCCATCACTCTTACTTCTCCGATGTAGCGGTGGGAGTGATCTGCGGCCTTGGCGCCAGCGGTTACCGACTGGCCCTGGAGGCCGCTCTAGAGCAGCTTGAAAGACAGGCGACAGCTTGA
- the accB gene encoding acetyl-CoA carboxylase biotin carboxyl carrier protein, with translation MDIRKVKKLIELLEESGIDELEIKEGEESVRISRHSKTPAQQFYAPAPMHAPAAAPAPAAAPVAAAAPAAPAAPALNGTVARSPMVGTFYRKSSPSSPSFVEVGQTVKKGDTLCIVEAMKMMNHIEAETSGVIESILVEDGQPVEYDQPLFTIV, from the coding sequence ATGGATATCCGTAAAGTTAAGAAATTGATCGAATTGCTGGAAGAGTCCGGCATCGACGAGCTTGAGATCAAGGAAGGCGAAGAGTCCGTACGCATCAGCCGCCACAGCAAGACCCCGGCCCAGCAGTTCTATGCACCGGCACCGATGCATGCTCCAGCCGCCGCGCCTGCTCCAGCAGCAGCGCCGGTTGCCGCAGCCGCGCCCGCCGCACCGGCTGCGCCAGCGCTCAACGGCACTGTTGCCCGTTCGCCAATGGTGGGCACGTTCTATCGCAAGTCTTCGCCATCCTCGCCGTCCTTCGTTGAAGTCGGCCAGACCGTGAAGAAAGGCGACACCCTGTGCATCGTCGAAGCCATGAAGATGATGAACCACATCGAAGCTGAAACCAGCGGTGTGATCGAGTCCATCCTCGTCGAAGACGGCCAGCCGGTTGAGTACGACCAACCGCTGTTCACCATCGTTTGA
- the accC gene encoding acetyl-CoA carboxylase biotin carboxylase subunit, protein MTAKLEKVLIANRGEIALRILRACKEMGIKTVAVYSKADKELMHLGLADESVCIGPASAAHSYLHIPAIIAAAEVTGATAIHPGYGFLAENADFAEQVENSGFAFIGPKADTIRLMGDKVSAKHAMIAAGVPTVPGSDGPLPEDEETALRIGRDVGYPVIIKAAGGGGGRGMRVVHKEEDLISSAKLTRSEAGAAFGNPMVYLEKFLTNPRHVEVQVLSDGQGHAIHLGDRDCSLQRRHQKVLEEAPAPGIDEQARKEVLARCVKACIDIGYRGAGTFEFLYENGRFYFIEMNTRVQVEHPVSEMVTGIDIVKEMLSIAAGNKLSFTQDDVVIRGHALECRINAEDPKTFMPSPGTVKHFHAPGGNGVRVDSHLYSGYAVPPNYDSLIGKLITYGATRDEAMARMRNALDEIVVDGIKTNIPLHRDLVRDEGFCKGGVNIHYLEHKLGNQH, encoded by the coding sequence ATGACTGCGAAGTTGGAAAAAGTTCTGATCGCTAACCGCGGTGAGATCGCCCTGCGGATTCTGCGTGCCTGCAAAGAGATGGGCATCAAGACCGTCGCCGTTTACTCCAAGGCCGACAAAGAACTGATGCACCTGGGCCTGGCAGACGAATCCGTCTGCATCGGTCCGGCGTCGGCTGCGCACTCCTACCTGCACATCCCGGCGATCATCGCCGCTGCCGAAGTGACCGGCGCCACCGCCATTCACCCGGGCTACGGTTTCCTGGCGGAAAACGCCGACTTCGCCGAACAGGTCGAAAACTCCGGTTTTGCCTTCATTGGCCCGAAAGCCGACACCATCCGCCTGATGGGCGACAAGGTCTCGGCCAAACACGCCATGATCGCTGCGGGCGTGCCAACCGTTCCGGGTTCCGACGGCCCGCTGCCTGAAGACGAAGAAACCGCTTTGCGCATCGGTCGCGACGTTGGTTATCCGGTGATCATCAAGGCCGCTGGCGGCGGCGGTGGTCGCGGCATGCGCGTGGTACACAAGGAAGAAGACCTGATTTCCTCGGCGAAACTGACCCGCTCCGAAGCGGGCGCGGCGTTCGGCAACCCGATGGTCTACCTGGAAAAATTCCTGACCAACCCACGCCACGTCGAAGTCCAGGTGCTGTCCGACGGGCAGGGCCATGCGATCCATTTGGGCGACCGCGATTGCTCGCTGCAACGTCGTCACCAGAAAGTCCTCGAAGAAGCGCCGGCACCGGGCATCGACGAGCAGGCTCGCAAGGAAGTCCTGGCGCGTTGCGTCAAGGCCTGCATTGACATCGGCTATCGCGGCGCCGGTACCTTCGAGTTCCTGTACGAGAACGGTCGTTTCTACTTCATCGAAATGAACACCCGTGTTCAGGTGGAGCACCCGGTTTCGGAAATGGTCACGGGTATCGACATCGTCAAGGAGATGCTCAGCATCGCCGCCGGCAACAAGCTGTCGTTTACCCAGGATGACGTGGTCATCCGCGGTCACGCACTGGAATGCCGGATCAACGCCGAAGACCCGAAAACCTTCATGCCAAGCCCAGGCACGGTCAAACATTTCCATGCCCCGGGCGGCAATGGCGTTCGCGTCGATTCGCACCTGTACAGCGGTTATGCCGTTCCGCCGAACTACGATTCGTTGATCGGCAAGCTGATCACCTACGGGGCGACCCGTGACGAAGCCATGGCGCGCATGCGCAATGCGCTGGACGAAATCGTGGTCGACGGGATCAAGACCAACATCCCGCTGCACCGCGACCTCGTACGTGACGAAGGCTTCTGCAAAGGCGGCGTCAACATCCATTACCTGGAACACAAGCTGGGCAACCAGCACTGA
- a CDS encoding DUF6543 domain-containing protein: MDITAERQSNMARTGSVSSPQAATVQMTLERLTRWQVAIDARLQTQMSLLEVLEEYLLVELRTHYHQGNIDPHFIDTLLDTVLQRMIDQKPLVSDEEQDAPYRWPDGADLGFPTERQAVIVQAVESVASGFIYHYKDYLRRHWRMAERDASLEALLGHKLDEHMAAVELLFQPGPLEDQGGDELREKIEALQHRWRQMSQLTALATTQERQDLEAIARLQLPDWLRGLGEVDRKKLKAFQDQTTQAQALLDGLLDGLASLQAFARHLAKDYVRRERDMEVEPDSIRVQLQWRSVMGQPVQTRSLSELLAAGPVRQDAVSVFLVENGAMLRNQPLSPAFISQMLAELDAPAGYRQALVERYGRGDLKDAMLDWFTARLQQSAFIARCAGHLTVANHEAVKALWEGEASAPSVGVLRVSCLVLPNALKCADFLLFYRQDLQGDLLLYAPDKPDGQEWIELPSLWAVSVEIGAWTRSEAGREYLLQRISPADRSVAREYFARVADKPATWDSSQDPRGAVAGFRACLEDIVAVGLDNNLTQVELDEAPRWYAALPLDARRNISTLSQELMVHQQVFNQQLVGYEVFVDFAKRIVTQAIAPYMRSKGVQAPVDPATVLIDYNPGLADGKTKVASLLELAIHGYDDNSGIDNPRKGVRSSVGQDLGQVRSAELASYIRRAYLGEQYARQVRGRFLDARAPEYAQRRNTYRNLLLTRMDRDLRVATGKSQLGASEFWWLTRQVTLLGESVSVSGPVYSGSVVQREGVIRFSIGGHIVMGAYVFAYFDPKGAYWLYTPDAPDGVTFRRYQDFSGAVATRLHDYVLERVALGARAAVRRSLVALAATSIGVDTLREFNRVNDIQAEFDAYIERAISDVEDVTKSRAEVIRRQVIKGLLFASAPVCLVYPPFALLLDVAFIAVSVKQAAEAHGQGDTDRALGHWLMASWGLLFAALGGGTLAPLLGRAARSLKLVVKPVSLSEQRLRRVTPLIAKETGPVIQPIRFKPKQAVGKAPENLELVTGESIFQGTYRSPSSASQPHTTYYIRSKGKYYQVKEDPHFGGLCLVDASRPGALYKLPIRRVGKGKWVHNEVGLRGGNDQVRVLGRVSDLREAFPGHVFPDVSRGALQGEAVVARFSEAAADNYLFSMNAQACVIASLYNPTTKVGAVIHFDHNIRALIERSLRDVTRRLGGPAKDIRVTLVGGDWLTGSDIGGPVRSVMRRQGMRPTWDHWSYSSCFGNIFGVALDIRSGVTSVFKTSRSQVERYYIPVLARAKQGSDPVSVRARGFMTRLKSEMLVANAYGTVLTPQGRPATAAQIEAHAFPTVALS, translated from the coding sequence ATGGACATCACTGCCGAACGGCAAAGCAACATGGCGCGCACGGGGTCGGTCTCTTCCCCGCAGGCGGCGACTGTACAAATGACCCTGGAGAGATTGACGCGTTGGCAGGTGGCTATCGACGCGCGACTGCAAACCCAGATGAGCTTGCTGGAGGTACTGGAGGAGTACCTGCTGGTCGAGCTGCGCACCCATTATCACCAAGGCAACATCGATCCTCACTTCATTGACACCCTGCTCGACACGGTGTTGCAGCGCATGATCGACCAGAAACCACTGGTTAGCGATGAAGAGCAGGATGCGCCCTATCGCTGGCCGGACGGGGCTGACCTGGGTTTCCCGACTGAGCGCCAGGCGGTTATCGTCCAGGCGGTGGAGAGTGTCGCCTCGGGTTTTATTTATCACTACAAAGACTATTTACGACGTCATTGGCGAATGGCGGAGCGCGACGCCTCGCTTGAAGCGCTGCTCGGGCACAAGCTCGATGAGCACATGGCTGCAGTCGAACTGTTGTTCCAGCCTGGTCCGCTGGAGGACCAGGGGGGCGATGAGCTCAGGGAGAAAATCGAAGCGCTCCAGCACCGCTGGAGGCAGATGAGTCAGTTGACTGCATTGGCGACGACGCAGGAGCGTCAAGACCTCGAGGCCATCGCGCGTTTGCAGTTGCCTGATTGGTTGCGAGGGCTAGGCGAAGTTGATCGTAAAAAGCTGAAGGCTTTCCAGGACCAGACTACCCAGGCCCAGGCGTTGCTGGATGGGCTGCTCGATGGCCTGGCTTCGCTGCAGGCTTTTGCCCGGCACCTGGCCAAGGACTATGTCCGACGTGAACGGGACATGGAGGTCGAGCCGGACAGCATTCGAGTGCAGTTGCAATGGCGAAGTGTCATGGGGCAGCCGGTGCAAACCCGCAGCCTGAGCGAACTGCTGGCGGCCGGTCCAGTCAGGCAGGACGCCGTGTCGGTGTTTCTGGTGGAAAACGGCGCGATGCTGCGTAACCAGCCGCTTTCCCCGGCGTTCATCAGCCAAATGCTGGCAGAGCTCGATGCCCCGGCCGGGTACCGGCAGGCATTGGTCGAGCGGTATGGCCGAGGGGATCTGAAAGACGCCATGCTCGATTGGTTCACGGCACGCTTGCAGCAAAGTGCGTTCATTGCCCGCTGTGCGGGTCACTTGACGGTGGCCAACCATGAGGCCGTCAAGGCGCTATGGGAGGGCGAGGCTTCGGCACCGTCCGTCGGCGTTCTACGTGTCAGTTGCCTGGTGCTTCCAAACGCGTTGAAGTGTGCCGATTTTCTCCTGTTCTACCGCCAGGACCTGCAAGGCGACCTGCTGCTGTACGCCCCCGACAAGCCGGATGGCCAGGAGTGGATCGAGTTGCCTTCGCTTTGGGCCGTGAGTGTGGAGATAGGTGCCTGGACTCGCAGCGAAGCCGGCCGCGAGTACCTGCTGCAACGGATTTCTCCAGCGGACCGAAGTGTGGCCCGGGAGTACTTTGCCCGCGTGGCAGACAAACCGGCGACATGGGATTCAAGCCAGGATCCCAGAGGTGCGGTGGCCGGTTTCAGGGCATGCCTTGAAGACATTGTTGCAGTGGGCCTGGACAACAACCTGACGCAAGTGGAGCTGGACGAAGCGCCTCGCTGGTACGCCGCCCTGCCGCTCGATGCGCGGCGAAACATCAGCACCTTGAGCCAGGAGCTTATGGTCCATCAGCAGGTGTTCAATCAGCAGTTGGTGGGTTACGAAGTCTTCGTGGATTTCGCCAAGCGTATCGTCACGCAGGCGATTGCGCCTTACATGCGCAGCAAGGGCGTGCAGGCGCCGGTCGATCCTGCGACGGTGCTCATCGACTACAACCCAGGCTTGGCGGATGGCAAGACCAAGGTCGCCAGCCTGCTGGAGCTTGCCATCCACGGGTATGACGACAACTCGGGTATCGACAATCCCAGAAAAGGTGTGCGCTCGTCGGTGGGGCAGGACCTGGGGCAGGTCCGCAGTGCGGAGCTTGCGTCCTATATCCGGCGGGCATACCTGGGCGAGCAATATGCGCGACAGGTCCGCGGCAGGTTTCTCGATGCCCGTGCCCCGGAATACGCCCAGCGGCGCAATACCTACCGCAACCTGCTGTTGACCCGGATGGACCGTGACCTGCGTGTCGCAACGGGCAAATCCCAGTTGGGTGCCAGTGAGTTCTGGTGGCTCACCCGGCAAGTCACCCTTCTGGGTGAGTCGGTGTCGGTGTCCGGTCCGGTGTATTCGGGGAGCGTCGTGCAGCGCGAAGGGGTGATCAGGTTTTCCATCGGCGGCCATATCGTGATGGGCGCCTATGTCTTTGCCTACTTCGACCCGAAGGGCGCCTATTGGCTGTACACGCCGGACGCTCCGGACGGTGTCACGTTTCGCCGGTACCAGGACTTTTCCGGGGCGGTCGCCACGCGCTTGCATGACTATGTGCTGGAGCGGGTTGCCCTCGGCGCCCGTGCGGCGGTCCGGCGTTCGTTGGTGGCGCTGGCGGCGACGAGCATTGGCGTCGACACATTGCGCGAGTTCAATCGAGTGAACGATATCCAGGCGGAGTTCGATGCCTACATCGAGCGCGCCATCAGCGATGTGGAAGACGTCACCAAAAGTCGCGCCGAGGTGATCAGGCGGCAGGTCATCAAGGGGCTGCTGTTTGCATCGGCCCCCGTGTGCCTGGTTTATCCGCCCTTCGCCTTGCTGCTGGATGTCGCCTTCATTGCCGTCAGCGTCAAACAGGCTGCCGAGGCGCATGGGCAGGGCGACACGGATCGTGCGTTGGGCCACTGGCTGATGGCCTCCTGGGGCCTATTGTTCGCAGCCTTGGGGGGCGGGACCCTTGCTCCGCTGCTGGGGCGGGCAGCCAGGAGCCTGAAGCTTGTCGTGAAGCCTGTGTCACTGTCCGAGCAGCGCTTGAGACGCGTGACGCCGCTGATTGCCAAAGAGACTGGGCCAGTCATCCAGCCCATACGTTTCAAGCCGAAACAGGCAGTTGGCAAAGCGCCTGAGAATCTGGAGCTGGTAACCGGGGAAAGTATCTTCCAGGGCACCTATCGCAGCCCGTCCAGCGCATCGCAGCCACACACTACTTATTACATCCGCAGTAAAGGCAAGTACTACCAGGTGAAGGAGGATCCTCACTTTGGCGGTTTGTGCCTGGTGGATGCCAGTCGCCCCGGTGCCTTGTACAAGCTGCCTATCCGCAGGGTGGGGAAGGGCAAGTGGGTACACAACGAGGTGGGCTTGAGAGGGGGAAATGATCAAGTACGTGTCCTTGGGCGAGTGAGTGACCTGCGGGAGGCGTTTCCCGGTCATGTTTTCCCAGATGTATCAAGGGGGGCGTTGCAGGGCGAGGCCGTGGTGGCGAGGTTCAGCGAGGCTGCGGCGGACAATTATCTGTTCTCGATGAACGCACAAGCATGCGTAATCGCTTCGTTGTACAACCCGACGACCAAGGTGGGGGCGGTCATTCATTTCGATCACAATATCCGTGCGCTTATCGAGCGCAGTCTCCGGGACGTGACGCGGCGCCTGGGTGGACCAGCCAAGGATATTCGCGTCACCCTGGTGGGGGGGGACTGGCTGACAGGCTCCGATATCGGCGGGCCTGTCAGGTCTGTGATGAGACGCCAGGGCATGCGGCCCACCTGGGACCATTGGTCGTATTCTTCCTGCTTCGGGAATATTTTTGGTGTCGCACTGGATATACGCAGTGGTGTTACCTCGGTGTTCAAGACATCGCGCAGTCAGGTCGAACGCTACTACATACCGGTGCTGGCGAGGGCGAAACAAGGCTCTGACCCAGTGTCGGTGCGCGCACGCGGCTTCATGACGCGCTTGAAAAGCGAAATGCTGGTAGCCAATGCTTACGGTACCGTCCTCACCCCGCAGGGTAGGCCAGCGACTGCGGCGCAGATCGAAGCCCACGCGTTCCCTACGGTGGCGCTGAGCTGA
- the prmA gene encoding 50S ribosomal protein L11 methyltransferase, which produces MPWLQVRLAISPEQAETYEDAFLEVGAVSVTFMDAEDQPIFEPELNTTPLWSHTHLLALFEGGTEAASVLAHLELLTGSPLPEHHSEVIEDQDWERSWMDNFQPMRFGQRLWIVPSWHAAPEPDAVNLLLDPGLAFGTGTHPTTALCLEWLDGQDLKDCNVLDFGCGSGILAIAALLLGAREAVGTDIDVQALEASRDNAGRNNIAEASFPLYLPQDLPQVQADVLVANILAGPLVSLAPQLSSLVKPGGRLALSGILAEQGEEVAAAYAADFDLDPIANRDGWVRITGRRR; this is translated from the coding sequence ATGCCTTGGCTGCAAGTACGTCTGGCCATCAGCCCGGAACAAGCCGAAACCTACGAAGACGCGTTTCTTGAAGTAGGCGCCGTATCGGTAACCTTCATGGACGCCGAAGACCAGCCGATCTTCGAGCCGGAGCTCAACACCACCCCGCTGTGGTCCCACACCCACCTGCTGGCCCTGTTCGAAGGCGGCACCGAGGCGGCCAGCGTGCTGGCCCACCTCGAGCTGCTGACCGGCAGCCCGCTGCCCGAGCATCACAGCGAAGTGATCGAGGACCAGGACTGGGAACGCAGCTGGATGGACAATTTCCAGCCGATGCGTTTCGGCCAGCGCCTGTGGATTGTCCCGAGCTGGCACGCTGCGCCAGAGCCAGACGCAGTCAACCTGCTGCTGGATCCGGGCCTGGCGTTCGGCACCGGCACCCACCCGACCACCGCACTGTGCCTGGAATGGCTCGACGGCCAGGACCTGAAGGACTGCAACGTCCTCGACTTCGGCTGCGGGTCGGGGATCCTGGCGATTGCCGCGCTGCTGTTGGGCGCCAGGGAAGCGGTGGGCACCGACATCGACGTCCAGGCCCTGGAAGCGTCCCGCGACAACGCCGGGCGAAACAACATTGCCGAAGCATCGTTCCCGCTGTACTTGCCGCAGGACTTGCCACAGGTCCAGGCCGACGTCCTGGTGGCCAACATCCTCGCCGGCCCGCTGGTGTCCCTGGCGCCGCAACTGTCGAGCCTGGTCAAGCCGGGCGGACGCCTGGCACTGTCAGGCATCTTGGCCGAACAGGGTGAAGAAGTCGCCGCCGCTTATGCCGCGGACTTTGACCTGGACCCGATCGCCAATCGCGATGGCTGGGTGCGCATCACCGGACGTCGGCGCTAG
- the dusB gene encoding tRNA dihydrouridine synthase DusB yields the protein MSAVRIGPYTLQNGLVLAPMAGVTDQPFRQLCKRLGAGLVVSEMVTSDMSLWNTRKSRLRMIHEGDPEPRSVQIAGGDAQMLAEAARANVELGAQIIDINMGCPAKKVCNKAAGSALLKDEALVTEILQAVVAAVDVPVTLKIRTGWDRENKNGLVVAKIAEQAGITALAVHGRTRADLYTGDAEYDTIAAIKQAVSIPVFANGDIDSPEKARYVLDATGADGLLIGRAAQGRPWIFREIEHFLRTGEKLAAPQLSEVERILLEHLAALHAFYGEVMGVRIARKHVGWYLATLPGAREFRARFNRLDGTQAQCADVQAFFAERYKSLTGDEGVAA from the coding sequence ATGTCGGCGGTACGCATCGGCCCATATACATTGCAGAACGGCCTGGTTCTCGCCCCGATGGCGGGGGTCACCGACCAGCCCTTTCGTCAGCTGTGCAAGCGACTGGGTGCAGGATTGGTGGTTTCGGAAATGGTCACCAGCGACATGAGTTTGTGGAACACCCGCAAATCGCGTCTGCGCATGATCCACGAAGGTGATCCCGAGCCCCGCTCGGTACAGATCGCCGGTGGCGACGCACAGATGCTGGCGGAGGCGGCCCGGGCGAACGTCGAGCTGGGGGCGCAGATCATCGACATCAACATGGGTTGCCCGGCAAAGAAAGTCTGCAACAAGGCTGCAGGCTCGGCACTGTTGAAAGATGAAGCACTGGTCACCGAGATCCTGCAGGCGGTCGTCGCCGCGGTCGATGTGCCGGTGACCCTGAAGATCCGCACCGGGTGGGACCGGGAGAACAAGAATGGCCTGGTGGTGGCGAAGATCGCCGAACAGGCGGGCATCACGGCGCTGGCGGTCCACGGCCGCACCCGTGCCGACCTGTACACCGGCGACGCCGAGTACGACACCATCGCCGCGATCAAGCAGGCGGTGTCGATTCCGGTGTTTGCCAATGGCGACATCGATTCGCCCGAGAAGGCCCGGTACGTGCTCGACGCGACCGGTGCCGATGGCCTGTTGATCGGCCGGGCCGCCCAGGGGCGGCCATGGATTTTTCGTGAGATCGAACACTTCCTGCGCACGGGCGAAAAGCTCGCGGCGCCGCAGTTGTCCGAGGTGGAACGTATTCTGCTAGAGCATCTGGCCGCGCTACATGCCTTCTACGGAGAAGTCATGGGCGTACGCATCGCTCGCAAGCATGTGGGCTGGTATCTCGCAACCCTGCCGGGCGCCAGGGAGTTTCGCGCCCGTTTCAATCGTTTGGATGGTACGCAAGCACAATGCGCCGACGTTCAGGCGTTCTTCGCTGAGCGTTACAAGAGCCTGACAGGGGACGAAGGGGTGGCCGCATGA
- the fis gene encoding DNA-binding transcriptional regulator Fis, with protein MTMMTETLVSGTTPVSDNVNLKQHLNTPSEEGQTLRGSVEKALHNYFAHLEGAAVTDVYNLVLSEVEAPLLESVMNYVKGNQTKASELLGLNRGTLRKKLKQYDLL; from the coding sequence ATGACGATGATGACCGAGACTTTAGTGAGTGGAACAACACCCGTGAGCGACAACGTGAATTTGAAACAGCACCTCAATACGCCCAGCGAAGAAGGCCAGACCCTTCGCGGGAGTGTCGAGAAGGCGCTGCACAATTATTTCGCCCACCTTGAGGGCGCTGCCGTCACGGATGTGTACAACCTGGTGCTTTCCGAAGTCGAGGCGCCTCTGCTCGAAAGCGTGATGAACTACGTCAAGGGCAACCAGACCAAAGCCAGTGAGCTGCTGGGCCTGAACCGCGGCACCCTGCGCAAGAAACTCAAGCAGTACGATCTGCTGTAA